TGACATCATAAAAGCTAAATTGGCTATTGCTGGAATTCAGACAGGAACCTTGATCTtttcagccttgtgtttaagagcttttttggaaagctcccaccctacctgagcagaatgctctccccggctgttcccaccttctATAACCTCCGATTCAGTACCAGTACTTTAAGTAGTCtacctaaatacaaaataaaaatgttacgttcctctttttcctacagagcactgctattatggaataaccttccgGACACTTTCAAATCCCCTCccagcctaaaatcctttaagaaatCCTTctttacatatctcaaaacagaatgaacCTGTAATAATGGTTGATtacatttcttacctgttctgtattaaatttatatatgtattaatattattttgaatATTCTATTGTACCCTGTTGTAACGATGTAGGGTtagtgggcccaggacatacattaaaatgagagaaatctcaatgtattatttctggtaaaatattttataaataaacaaataattaaatacaaacCTACCTTCACGTTCACTGTACATGTACACGGCATCCTCGAAGACATGAGGCCCTTTTACTACACTTGATATCCATATATAAGTGTCATGACATCTGTAAGCTCTGCCATTGCTTTTGCTTCCTGTCCTTGGCTGACAAAGAGCTTAAACCTCTCACCTATTAATATTCAGCTCTTTGTATCTCCATGGTACATGCAGGTAATTGTAAACAATGCCACCAGACATTCTAACGGAAGGATTCAGTGAAAGTAAACTGGAAAACATAACCAATGCTTCCCTGGTGAAACTCTGCCAGGTAACAGGGGGAGCGTCTAACTCGCCATATGTTTTCCAGCTTGCAAATATCTGGAATTTATGGTCTTTGTTTACAGCTTCCATCCATGGAAAGCAGCCAGTGAGAGCTACAAACAGAGTGACTCCAAATGCCCAGACATCAATACTTGGACTCAAGTGTAGATATTGGTTAGGTTCCAGAATAGAAAGCTCAGGTGCCATGTATGGTATTATATGAGACATCGATGGGATGAATCTACCAAAACGTTCTGTTAGACCAAAATCTCCGATCTTGATGTTGTGGCATTCTTTATCCATAAGCAAGATGTTGTCTGGTTTCAGGTCTCTATGCACCAACCCTTGATTATGAATGAAAAACAATGCTTCGGAGATCTGAGCAGCACAACGCTTCACAATGTATTCTGGTAACCCAACCTAAaatattagagaaaaaaaaatgtcagtataTTAAGTAAAATATTCAGTAGagccaaaaataaaaatcttttacCAATATCATTCTCAAAATCATTATTTTAATAGGTCAGCTGATAACTCTCCTCTAGCAAACGTATGCCTCAAATATTGTGTTGTAAGCAGTGATTTACACATGCAATGTTGAATTATCAATGTATGCCATAATTAAAGTTCTAAAATATATATGCTGCTGAAAATAGAATATTAATTTTAGCTATTTCAATTGTAGGCAAGAGTTGACAGTAAATGTAATTAAGctctttttatatgttttatggaAATTAAAGTTTTCAACTTTTTCAATGAATTCAACTTGAACATTGATAATGATTTAACCAAACTAAGATGCAGCTAGGACAGGTGTTGGTAACCAGCGGCCCTCCTGTTCTTGATGATATACAATTACAGCAAATATCCAATGCCAGCTATTGTTATAGTACATACATAAGGTATAGGGTATCAAGTTGCCCATGCCTAAAGTAGCATAGATATTCTAACAAGACGATTCATTGTTACTAATCTGCTGTAAAATACCACTGAGACTAATGAGGAGCAATTATACAGCTTATGCTCCTTACCTTCTCAACAATAATGGATTCGAGGGTCCCTGCTGTTGCCACCTCCTGGACGTAGACATAGTGTTTCAGGGTATCAAAGAAGTAGGGGTAGGTTGTAATGATACCCCTGTGATGAGACAGATAGACCGCAACCTTGAATTCCTTGACAAAGTCATCTTGGTGGGTTCTTTCTTTCTTCATCAGTTTTAGCGCCACTGATCGACCTTGTAAACATGATCAAGACAAATATTAAAACCATTTTCAGAAAAACAATCAACTATAGTAACATTAATGAGTCGGGAGTGACATGAGGAGGTTAAATGTAATACTATTAAGACAGTTCTCTTTAAGTGCTCCAATATTTCTTTCCGAgtcctgtgtgtgtgcatgcgacacttgaaattaatttaatttgcctATTGTTTTGGCTGTGCCAGTACAGCaagatatacaatataaataaaaagacaaaaaaaacaaataaaaaaactaataaaaaaaaaaaaaaaaactaacttttagGTGGCCACTAGGTTTTGCAAAAAGTGAAATTTCTGCTTAAAGTACACGTTATTATAGCCATTAACTATTCTAGATACTGTATGTTATTAGATTAACACACGTGTGCCAACAAAGGCTTTGGGGTTAATGAAACAGTCTGTACCTGCTAGCTTGTCATGAGCCAGTAAAACTTGACCAAAGGTCCCTTCTCCAAGCTTTTCAAGAACCTGGTACTGCTCTGGAATCATCTGGATCTCTTGGTTTTCGGATGTGTTTTCCattgcaatgagctggaaggcagGTTCTTTACTCAGATCTGAAGCGTAGACCTGAGGGTGCAAAATATTAGTTTTAAAAACTgcttttttataatcttttataaGTAAAGATAGATGCCTCCAGAAAGTGGTACAAAGATAGCAAAATGCATTTTTAGGGTGTGTTAATAGCCCTAAGGAATATTTTAATACGACTAGAGAGACTGTATAACAGATGGCAGGTGTATAATGTAATCAAGACATTAAATGTAAAAGTAGGTAGAactt
The nucleotide sequence above comes from Pelobates fuscus isolate aPelFus1 chromosome 4, aPelFus1.pri, whole genome shotgun sequence. Encoded proteins:
- the LOC134609327 gene encoding uncharacterized serine/threonine-protein kinase SBK3-like codes for the protein MPCTCTVNVKVYASDLSKEPAFQLIAMENTSENQEIQMIPEQYQVLEKLGEGTFGQVLLAHDKLAGRSVALKLMKKERTHQDDFVKEFKVAVYLSHHRGIITTYPYFFDTLKHYVYVQEVATAGTLESIIVEKVGLPEYIVKRCAAQISEALFFIHNQGLVHRDLKPDNILLMDKECHNIKIGDFGLTERFGRFIPSMSHIIPYMAPELSILEPNQYLHLSPSIDVWAFGVTLFVALTGCFPWMEAVNKDHKFQIFASWKTYGELDAPPVTWQSFTREALVMFSSLLSLNPSVRMSGGIVYNYLHVPWRYKELNINSVVKGPHVFEDAVYMYSEREDFQLSDWVLISFILCTPHTSLKSYMGAVFLAHAWLPWEKLHDLLQSHLHLLPKLLPVMVLDKLLREVALGWFVGSVEALSLPSSLGAR